From the Natrarchaeobaculum aegyptiacum genome, one window contains:
- a CDS encoding ribbon-helix-helix protein, CopG family, protein MTRRVTASLDDDAETALETLLSETGAGQSEVVRRALTFYAANLEAASGRPSENLEQYYRMLSSGEHVLLDVDFLHAFLEFCYEDGEPDPEFVEAADRVSDYHVREYAERFESVGDVLEWLSFCGFLAVREEGDGVYHVVFPSEPIRWFMTRFVERATADLPTEIEIDRGVSKVIVTERATD, encoded by the coding sequence ATGACCCGGCGTGTCACGGCCTCGCTCGACGACGATGCAGAGACAGCACTCGAGACCCTGTTATCGGAGACGGGGGCAGGCCAAAGCGAGGTCGTCCGTCGTGCGCTGACCTTTTACGCGGCGAACCTCGAGGCGGCAAGCGGGAGACCGAGTGAAAATCTGGAGCAGTACTACAGGATGCTCTCGTCGGGCGAACACGTCCTGCTCGACGTCGATTTCCTGCACGCGTTCCTCGAGTTCTGCTACGAAGACGGCGAACCGGATCCCGAATTCGTCGAGGCGGCAGACCGCGTCTCGGACTACCACGTCCGGGAGTACGCAGAGCGGTTCGAATCGGTCGGTGACGTGCTCGAGTGGCTCTCGTTCTGTGGCTTTCTCGCTGTCCGGGAGGAGGGTGACGGCGTCTATCACGTGGTCTTTCCCTCGGAGCCCATCCGGTGGTTTATGACGCGATTCGTGGAGCGTGCCACGGCAGATCTGCCCACAGAGATCGAGATCGACCGCGGCGTCTCGAAGGTGATCGTTACCGAACGGGCAACCGACTGA
- a CDS encoding Nramp family divalent metal transporter: MGIADRIKAIGPGALVAAAFVGPGTVTTASVIGAEYAYLLVWTIAFSIVATIVLQEMSARLGLISQEGLGEALRNEFSNPFVKWGAVILVVWAIGIGTAAFQTGNIVGGAAGLSTITGVSENVWGPVIGLVAGALLWSGNYKLIERVFIGLVAIMGLAFVINAIVVGPDLVSLSVGLVPTVPDGSAYLIAGLIGTTVVGYNLFLHASTVQERWDGAEDLAECRTDTVGMIIVGGIITTAIVVTAAAVFPEGTEIGDVGAMADQLEPVFGGYALTFFAIGLFAAGFTSAMSAPLAGAYATAGALGWDRDLTSTKFRAIWMTILGVGIVFSGLGLNPVEVIIFAQVANGLLLPILAVFLIYAMNNDELLGEHTNSTLQNALGAVVTLVAIGIGLQTLYDVLVL, encoded by the coding sequence ATGGGAATAGCAGACAGAATCAAAGCGATCGGTCCGGGAGCGCTCGTCGCAGCGGCGTTCGTTGGACCGGGAACCGTGACGACAGCGAGCGTCATCGGTGCGGAGTACGCGTACCTGCTCGTGTGGACGATCGCGTTCTCGATCGTGGCGACGATCGTCCTGCAGGAGATGAGCGCACGACTCGGCCTGATCTCACAGGAAGGACTGGGAGAGGCGCTTCGGAACGAGTTTTCGAACCCGTTCGTAAAGTGGGGAGCGGTTATCCTCGTCGTGTGGGCGATCGGGATCGGGACCGCAGCGTTCCAGACGGGCAACATCGTCGGTGGGGCCGCTGGTCTCTCGACGATTACCGGCGTCAGCGAGAACGTCTGGGGACCGGTCATCGGCCTCGTCGCCGGTGCCCTGCTATGGTCGGGTAACTACAAACTGATCGAGCGAGTCTTCATCGGACTCGTCGCGATCATGGGACTCGCGTTCGTGATCAACGCCATCGTGGTCGGACCGGACCTCGTTTCGCTGTCGGTCGGGCTCGTCCCTACAGTTCCCGACGGATCGGCCTACCTGATCGCCGGCCTGATCGGCACGACCGTCGTCGGCTACAACCTGTTCTTACACGCCAGTACGGTCCAGGAACGCTGGGACGGCGCCGAGGACCTCGCGGAGTGTCGGACCGACACCGTGGGAATGATCATCGTCGGCGGGATCATCACGACGGCCATCGTCGTCACTGCCGCGGCCGTCTTCCCCGAGGGAACCGAGATCGGCGACGTCGGCGCGATGGCCGACCAGCTCGAGCCGGTCTTCGGTGGCTACGCACTCACGTTCTTCGCGATCGGGCTGTTCGCCGCCGGATTCACGAGCGCGATGAGTGCGCCGCTGGCCGGTGCGTACGCGACCGCTGGTGCGCTCGGCTGGGACCGTGACCTCACCTCGACGAAGTTCCGCGCGATCTGGATGACGATCCTGGGCGTCGGGATCGTCTTCTCGGGACTCGGACTGAACCCGGTCGAAGTAATTATCTTCGCACAGGTCGCCAACGGGCTCCTGTTGCCGATTCTGGCCGTCTTCCTCATCTACGCGATGAACAACGACGAACTGCTCGGCGAACACACGAACAGCACGCTCCAGAACGCACTCGGTGCAGTCGTCACGCTCGTGGCGATTGGCATCGGGCTACAGA